In the genome of Streptomyces sp. 846.5, the window CCACGCGGTGGAGGAGGCGGTGGCCGCGGCTGCCCGCTCCATCCCCTGGAAGCCGCTGCTGCCGCTCTGCCTGGCGATGTGCATGGCCTACATCGCCGACTCCACGGTCTCCAACTGGGCCGCCAAGTACATGCAGGACCAGCTGCACACCAACAGCCACCACTACTCCTACCCCTATGCCGCCTACATGGTGGTCATGCTGCTCGGCCGGATCTTCGGCGACGGCCGGGTGCAGCGCTGGGGCAGCGCCCGTACGGTCAGCCTCGGCGCGATCGTCTGCGCCGTGGGCTTCGGCCTGGTCGCCGTCGCGCCCGAGGAGTGGACCGCCGTGGCGGCCTTCGCCGTCGTCGGCCTCGGGGTCAGCGTGGTGGTGCCGCAGGTCTTCGCGGCCGGCGGCCGGCTGTTCCCCGGCGCCTCCGACGCGGCCGTGGCGCGGCTGAACATCTTCAACTACGTCGGCTTCCTGGTCGGCTCCCCGCTGGTCGGCGGTATCGCGGTCGGATTGAACTACCGCTGGGCGATGCTGGTGCCGATGGTGCTGGTGCTGCTGATCCTGCTGGTCGCCAAGTCGTTCGGGGCACCGGCCGTGCAGCTCGCGGAGGCCGATACCGTGGCGGTATGACCCCGCACCCGCACCAGCAGCGCCCGCTGGACCTCTTCTGGGACGACGACGTCACCCGCTACGACTTCGGTCCGGGGCACCCGATGGACCCGGTGCGGCTGGCGCTGACGATGTCGCTGGTGCGGGCGTTCGGGCTGGACCGGCTGCCGAACGTCACCGTGCGCTCGGCCCCGGCCGCCGGGGACTCCACGCTCGGGCTGGTGCACGACCCGGACTATGTCGCCGCGGTCCGCGAGGTCGCCCGGACCGGGGAGCCGGATCCGTCGCGCGGGCTCGGCACCGAGGACAACCCGGCGTTCGCCGCCGTGCACGATGCCTCCGCGCTGATCGCCGGCCTGTCGGTGGCGGGCGCGGAAGCCGTCTGGCGCAACAGCGGACGGGCCGTCAACTTCGCCGGCGGGCTCCACCACGCCATGCCGGGCAGCGCCTCGGGCTTCTGCATCTACAACGACGCCGCCCTCGCCGTCGCCCGGCTGCTGGAGCTGGGCGCCGAGCGGGTCGCCTACGTGGACGTCGACGTGCACCACGGCGACGGGGTGCAGCAGGCGTTCTGGGACGATCCGCGGGTCCTGACGATCTCCCTGCACGAGCATCCGCGCACCCTGTTCCCGCAGACCGGCTGGGCCGAGGAGACCGGCGGCCCGGCGGCCGAGGGCACGGCCGTCAACATCCCGCTGCCGGCCGGCACCGGGGACTCCGGCTGGCTGCGGGCCTTCCACGCGGTGGTGCCGGAACTGCTCGCCGCCTTCCGGCCGCAGGCCCTGGTCACCCAGCACGGCGCGGACACCCATCTCGACGACCCGCTGGCGCACCTGGCCGTCAGCCTGGACGCCCAGCGGGTGGTGGCGGCCGCCCTGGCCGGGCTCGCCGACGAGCACGCCGGGGGACGCTGGCTGGCGCTGGGCGGCGGCGGCTACGCGGTGGCGGACGTGGTCCCCCGGTCCTGGACGCACCTGGTGGCCATCGCCGCAGGCCGTCCCATCGAGCCGGAGCAGGAGACCCCCGAGGAGTGGCGCGCCGAGGTCATGCGGCGCACCCGGCAGCACGCCCCGCTGCGGATGACCGACGGCATGGCGGCCACCTGGAAGGACTTCGACGGCGGCTACGACCCGGCGGACCGGCTCGACCAGGCCGTGCTGGCGACCCGCAGGGCGGTCTTCCCGCACCACGGGCTGCTGCCCTGAGCTTCCCCGGAGCTGACTGAGGGTCTGTCACCGGCCGCCGCCCGCTGGAACACTGGTGCCGTGATCAAAGCCGAGGAGCTCTACGCCCACCTGCTGGACAGCCGTATCGCCGGGCAGGTCGCCACCCCCCGCGAGAACAACCTCAGCAAGTACGCCCACTTCGCCCGCCGCGACCCGTGGGTGCTGCTCGGCCTGGACCCCGAGGGCGAGTGGACCCAGGACGACGTCCTCGAACTGATGGCGCGCCGGGCGGGGGTCTCGCCCGACCGCAACCACAGGCAGGGCCAGGACACCATCGACCCGCAGCTGACCATCGACGCCCTGGACGCCGTCGCCGGCGTGGTGGCCCGCACCGCCGAGCGCGGCGGCTCCGTGATGATGGGCACCGGGCACCCCGGGCAGCTCATCGGCTTCCACTCGGCGCTCGGGGATGCGCTGGAGGCCGCCGGATGCGCTGTTCTCACTCCGGCGCACGGGAGTGACTTCCTGATGCACTCGGTTCACGGCGCGCGCTCCTGCTCGCTCGACTACGTGCAGCGGGTGGGAGTCGTGAGGGTGTATGAAGGAGCACCCCCGAGTGGAGTGTCGCCCTCCGCACCAGTGCCCGCGGAAGGCGGCCCGGCCGCCCGGGGAGAGCTCTCCGACCCCGTCCACACCCACTCCCCGCAGCCGGTCCGGATCGCCCTGGCGGCACTCGCCGAGGCTGGTCAGCCCCGTCCTGACCTGCTCATCGGGGACCACGGCTGGGCCTGCGGAGCGGGCCGGCTCGGGGTCACCTCGATCGGTCTGGCGGACTCCAACGACCCGGGGGTGTTCGTCGCCGAGGCGGAGGGCATGGTCGCGGCGGCCGTTCCGCTCGACGACGGTGTGCGACCCGAGTGCTACGAACTACTGAGCGCCTACGTACTGCAACAGGCTGGTATGTCTCGGTAATCTCGGGCCCCTCCCCCCTCTTCCCACTGGTACCACCCGCACCTACTCTGGGTATACGCGTGTGCTGGCTGGAGTCACCGGAGGGGAAGCCGGTGCCCGTCACACGGATAAGGGTCGGTGTTGTCATGGCGTCTGGAGAGCGGCCTCTGAACGAGGTCAACTTCCTCACCGTGGCGGAAGTCGCCTCGGTGATGCGAGTGTCGAAGATGACCGTGTACCGCCTGGTGCACAGCAGTGAGCTGCCTGCGATCCGCGTAGGCCGCTCCTTCCGGGTTCCGGAGCAGGCGGTCCACGACTACCTTCGCGAGTCCTACGTGGGACGGGAGACCGCGTAGGAGCGAGTCGGCCATCCGGTCGGAGCGCCAGGAGCATGCGAGCCAGAAGCATGCGATACAGAAGCACGGTGCAGCGCCAACGACGGTCCGGCCAGGGGCTCCTGCCCCTGGCCGGACCGCTGCCCGGGAGCCGGATTACGTCCTGAGGCGAGGTTTCGGTACGCTGGTGGCTTACGTCAGTCGTTTGGACCCAGGTCCCGCTCCGCGGGCATGTCCAGCCCGCTTCGGTGGGTTTTGTCCAGTGAGTGAGGGTTTCTATGGGCTCCGTTATCAAGAAGCGTCGCAAGCGTATGGCCAAGAAGAAGCACCGCAAGCTTCTCAAGCGCACCCGCGTTCAGCGCCGCAACAAGAAGTAGGCCCGCAGGGGTCTCCCCGGGTTCCGCCGCTGCCCGCTCCGACATCCGTCGGGGCGGGCAGCGGCGTTGTTGCGCGAGGTGTCGACATTGCCAGGTAACAGGCGACCGGTAGTCTCCACAGGGAAGAGGTCGCCACCGGGGGAGTCTGGGGACCTCCGCGCCGAAGGCGGGAAGGGACTGTCCGTTGGGTAAGGTCGTGCTCGTCACCGGAGTGGCCCGGCATCTGGGGAGCCGCTACGTCCAGGCGATCCGTCGGCAGCCGGGCGTGGACCTGGTCGTCGGCGTCGACCTGCAGCCCTCCGCGCACGACCTCGACGGCACCAGCGATCCGGACGGCCTCGCCGCGCTGGCCGAGTACCTCTTCGTCCGGGCCGACATCCGCCGCCCGACGGTGGCCGGGGTGATCGCCCAGCACCGGGTGGACACCGTGGTGCACCTCAACGTCAGCACCACAGGCCTGGGTTCGACCAGCCGGTCGACGGTCAAGGAGACCAACGTCATCGGCACCATGCAGCTGCTCGCCGCGGCGCAGAAGGCGGCCGGTGTGCAGCGGCTCGTGGTCAAGTCCACGACCAGCGTGTACGGCTCGGCGCCGCGCGACCCGGCGGTGTTCAGCGAGCAGATGCAGCCCAAGGTGCTGCCCAGCGGCGGCTTCGCCAAGGACGCGGTCGAGGTCGAGGGCTATGTGCGCGGCTTCGCCCGGCGCCGTCCCGACGTCGCGGTGTGCGTGCTGCGCTTCGCCAACATCGTCGGCCCGTACGCGGACACCCCGCTCGCCGACTACTTCGCGCTGCCGGTGCTGCCGACCGTGCTCGGCTACGACCCCAGGCTGCAGTTCATCCACGAGGACGACGCCGTTGAGGTGCTGCGGCTGGCCTCGGTGGAGCCGCGGCGCGGCACCACCAACGTAGGCACCTTCAATGTCGCCGGCGAGGGCGTGATGGTGCTGTCCCAGGCGGCGCGGCGGCTCGGCCGGCCCACCGTGCCGATGCTGCTGCCGGCGGTCAGCTGGATGGCCGGGCTGGCCCGGCAGACCAGACTGCTGGACTTCTCGCCGGAGCAGATGCGGATGCTCACGCACGGGCGGGTGGTCGACACCACCCAGCTCCGCGAGACGTTCGGCTACCACCCCTGCTTCACCACCGAGCAGGCGCTGGCCGATCTGGCCCGGAGCGGCAGGCCCGGGCTGCTGCGCTCGGAGCAGGTGGCCGATTGGACGTCGAAGGTGGCCGCGCAGTTGCGGGTCGCCGCGCTGCCGCAAGGCGGAGGGAAGAAGCGATGAGCTCGGCAAGGGAGCAGGCCGGAACGGCGGGCGGATCCGCGGACGACGGCGAGGCACGGGCCAAGGTCATCCCCATCGGCACCGGGCGCGGAGCGCGGTCGGCGCGGGACGGTCGCGGCGCCCGCGGCGGTCGCGGTGCGCAGCGGCGTACCGAGGAACTGGCGGACCCGACGGTCCTGTCGGAGCCCGTGGTCGAGGCTGAGCCCGCTGTGGCAGCGGAGCCCGGGGCAGGACCGGAGCCCGCACCGGAAGCGGCGACGGAGCGGCCGGAGCGGCCCTCAGGGCGCGGCGTCGCGGACTCCGTGGCCGACGCGGTCGGCCATGCGCTGACCGGGCCGCTGGGCGGCCTCGCCGGGCGGCTGCTCGGCAGAGGCTGGGAGGAGCGGGCCGCCGGCGGCCTCGGCTTCCTGCGGCGCAGGCTCACCGGGGAGTACGAGGTCGACGAGTTCGGCTTCGACCCGGAGCTCACCGAGAAGGTGCTGCTCAGCGCGGTGCGTCCGCTGGCGGAGAAGTACTTCAGGCTGGAGGTGCGCGGCGCCGAGAACCTGCCGGAGAAGGGCGGCGCGCTGGTCGTCGCCAACCACTCCGGGGTGCTGCCCTGGGACGCGCTGATGACCCAGGTCGCCATCCACGACCACACCCCGACGCAGCGTCATCTGCGGATGCTGGCCGCCGACCTGGTGTTCGTGCTGCCCGGCGTCAACGAGCTGGCCCGCAAGGCCGGCCACACCCTGGCCTGCAACGAGGACGCGCAGCGGCTGCTGGAGCTGGGCGAGATCGTGGGCGTCTGGCCGGAGGGCTTCAAGGGGATCGGCAAGCCCTTCGCCGACCGCTACAAGCTGCAGCGATTCGGGCGCGGCGGCTTCGTCTCCTCGGCGCTGCGGGCCGGAGTCCCGATCGTGCCCTGCTCGATCGTGGGCGCGGAGGAGATCTATCCGATGATCGGCAACGCCAGGACGCTGGCCCGGCTGCTCGGGCTGCCCTACGTCCCGATCACGCCCACCTTCCCCTGGCTGGGCCCGCTGGGCGCGGTGCCGCTGCCGACGAAGTGGACCATCCAGTTCGGCGAGCCGATCCCGACCGACAGCTATCCGCCGGAGGCGGCGGACGACCCGATGCTGCTCTTCAACCTCACCGACGAGGTCCGCGAGACGGTGCAGCACACCCTCTACAAGCTGCTGGTGCAGCGGCGTTCGGTGTTCTTCTAGCAGGTGACGGGTGGAGGCCCGCAGTCAGGACGACTGCGGGCCTCCACCATTTCCTACGCCTTTCCTACGTCGCTCAGCCGCCGGTGAGGCCGATGCCGATGCTCGGCAGCAGGCCCGGGATCAGCGGGGGCACGGTCACGCCGTTGCCGGCCGGGCTGGCCGAGGCGCTGCTCGCCGAGGTGGCCGAACTCGCCGCGGTGGGGGTGGCGGAGGGCGTGCTGCCGCCGAGCAGACCGCCCGTCAGGTTCTGCACCAGACCGCCGCTGCTGCCGGTGCCGGAGGTGGTGCTGCCCTTCGGCGCGGCGCTGCTGCCGCTGGTCGTGGTTCCGGTCCCGGAGGTGGTGGCACCGCTCGGGGCGACACTGCTGCTGGGGGAGCCGCTGTCGCCGACCGACGGGGTCGCCCCCGCACCCGTGCCGCCGCTGGGCAGCGTGGAGGTGCCGCCGGCGCCCTGGGGCAGGAGCTGCTGCAGCGGGGCGATGTCCCGGCTTATCCCGTCGAGCAGGCTCTGCACCTGACCGGTGTAGGGGGCGAGCTGGCCGTCGAGTCGGGGCTCGATCGCACGCAGGCGCTGCTGCTGCGAGTCGGCGAACGAGGCCAACTGCTGCAGCGGGGCCATGGTGTGGTCCTGCCGGTAGACGGCCTTGAGCAGCTCGCGGCCCTGGCTGCCCTCGCTGTTCATGTCGGTGAGGGCCCGAGAGACCTCGTCGGCGAGATGCGGGCTGAGGGTCTCGCCCGCGCTCTGGTGCGCCATCAGCTGCTGCGCCTCGGACATCCGGTTGGACGCCTGGTCCAGCAGCAGCCGCCCGCGGGAGGCGTCGGAGCCGGCGAAGTCCAGCTGCCAGTTCTCCAGACCGCGCTTCATCCCGTAGAGGGAGTCGCCGGGCAGGGCCGAGGAGCTCGCCGCGGCGACCCCGCCGAGCGCGCCCACGGCGACGCCGGCCGCCAGGCCGCCGTAGGCCAGCCGACGGCCCCAGCGCGTCCCCGGACGGAACCTGCGGGCGGCCTCGGTGGCACGGTGCGCGCCGCCCCTGCGCTGGCCGGGGACGGCGGCGCCGCCGCCGGCGGCGAAGGCCCGTTCGAACTCGGCCATCAGCAGGGCGCGCTGAGTCGTCTTCACGGTCGGGTCGAGAACTGGCGGGGGAAGGGCGCCCAGTGCGTCCACGGCCGCCAGTAGTTCGGTGAACTGACCCTCGCCGGCGGGCTCCTGGTGCGGCGCCCCGATGGGAACCGCGGTGCCGGGGCGGTCCTCCACAGCGTCGGCGAAGGCTCTCGCCCTGCGGTGCTCAAGCACATTGGCTGTCATGGGCAGCACCTCCTCTCGTCGTTGTCGACAACTCGGCCGACCGGACGGTTGCGCAGTCGTGCCTGGGACCACCCCAAAGGGTGACGCAGGGATCCGGAGGCCCCGGAGGACTCCGCCGGGTGACCTGAAGGTCCTTGCACCGTGCGCAACGAGCGGAGGGGACGCTCGGTTACGCTTCCGCGATCATGCCTTGCGGCGAATAAGTGACGACTCATCAGTTTCAGGCGGCTATCTCGCGTCGCTGGGCAGCAGCCGGGCCAGTGTACGTACGGCGCGGTACTGGAGAGTCTTGATCGCGCCCTCGTTCTTGCCCATGATGCGCGCGGTCTCCGCCACCGACAGGCCCTGCAGGAAGCGCAGCCGTACGCACTCCCGCTGCTGGGGGTTGAGCCGGTGCACCGCGTCCAGCAGCGCGGCGTTGGACAGCGACTCCAGGACCGAGTCCTCCGGGCTGCGCTCGCACTCGTTGGAGTCGAGCATCTCCCCGGTGGTCACCTCCAGCCGGAAACGGCTGGACTTGAAGTGGTCGGCGACCAGGTTGCGGGCGATGGTGACCAGCCAGGCGCCGAAGTCGCGGCCCTGCCAGGTGAAGGTGCCGATCCGGCGCAGCGCGCGGAGGAAGGTCTCGCTGGTGAGGTCCTCGGCGGTGGCCTTGCTGCCGACCCGGTAGTAGATGTAGCGGTAGACCGTGTCGGAGTAGTGGTCGTACAGCTGTCCGAAGGAGTCGCTGTCGCCGTCCTGGGCCTTCTCCACCAGTCGCATGATCGGGTTGTCGGCGCTGGACGGCGTGTCCTCCCGGTCCCAGTTGGCGTTCCTGGTGCGGGAGGAGGACGGCGAGGTGCGGGTGCGCAGCGCGACCGAGGTGCGCGCGGGCGGGGTCTGGCGATAGGGCGGGCCGTCGGCACCGCCGACGCCGGCGACGGAGAGGGCGGTCAGCGTCAGCGGTGCGAGGGCGGTGACGGGATTGAGGCGGGACAGCTGCTCGCGTACCAGGGCACGCAGCTGCTCCAGGCCGCTGACCGGGGTCAGGGAGGATGCAGGCGCGTCGTTCCGGACGTGTGGGTACACGGGACTCCCAGAGGCAGAACTGTTGCAGAACCAGGTGGTGCAAAGCGGCAGTGCGGGCGCGCTCGCCCAGCGTGGGACACATGGGCTCCGGCGTGCGTTTGACGAGGATAACGCTTCGTGCAGCAACGGCTACAACGTGTTGCCAAAATTGCCGCTTGAGTCACATCAGTTACACCTTGATGACACAATGTGATCGACAGCGTCGAGCGAACTCCCTTGACTTTTGTCCGATTTTGAACGGATGTCAGCGCAGGGCGAACGTAAGACGCTCGTTTCCCTGGGTGGGCGTCAACCAACCCATGAATTTTCGAGTGAGTTGGCCGATCAGAAGTGCTCAGCGCTGCCGGTTGCGGTGCATCGCCACCGCGGCGGCCGTCCCACCTGCGGCTGCGCCGATCCCGACCGCGGCCGGGATGCCGATCCTGGCCGCCTTCCGCCCGGTGCGGAAGTCCCGCACCCGCCAGCCCTGTTCGCGGGCGTGCCGGCGCAGCTCGGCGTCCGGGTTGATCACATAGGGGTGGCCGACCAGGGACAGCATGGGGATGTCGTTGGCGGAGTCGCTGTACGCCGCGCAGCGCGCCAGGTCCAGGCCCTCGCGCGCGGCCAGGGCCTTCACCGCCTCGGCCTTGGCCGGGCCGTGCAGGGTCTCGCCGACCAGCCGTCCGGTGTAGACGCCGCCCAGGGCCTCGGCGACGGTGCCCAGCGCCCCGGTCATTCCCAGCCTGGCCGCGATCACCCGGGCCGCCTCCAGCGGCGCGGCGGTCACCAGCCACACCCGCTGGCCCGCCTCCAGGTGCATCCGCACCAGCGCGCGGGTCCCCGGCCAGATCTTCTCGGCGATGTACTCCTCGAAGATCTCCTCGCAGATCCGCTCCAGGTCCTCGACCCGGTGGCCCTGCACGATCGACAGCGCGCTCTCCTTGGCGTCCGCCATGTGCCCGGCGTGCTCCGCCCCGTGCAGCCGGAAGTAGGCCTGCTGCCAGGCGAAGCGCAGCAGCTCGCGGTGGCTGAAGAACTTGCGCTTGTACAGGCCGCGGCCCAGGTAGAAGATCGCCGCGCCCTGGACGATGGTGTTGTCGCAGTCGAAGAAGGCGGCGCCGTGCTGGTCCTCGGCCGGCACGGGACTCCCGGGCGTCCCAGGCGTTCCCGGCGCAGCGGTGGCTGTGGTCGTACCGGCCGCGTCGGACGCGACGGCGGCCTCGGCCGCCTCCGCGGCGGCGGTACCCGCCAGCACGGTGGAGGAACGCTTCTCCTGAGGGAGCTTTCGCAGCCTGGGCATGTGGCGAGCATAGCCAGCGGAGCGTTGCGGACCGGTATCGACAGGGAGGCAGAATGGTGGGCGTGAGCCCTCTGCTGCGTCGCGAGCCCCGGAAGAGTCCCGCCGATCATCTGATCACCCTGATCGGCAAGCCCGACTGCCATCTCTGCGAGGAGGCACGGGCGGTGGTGCACCGGCTCGCGGGGGAGCTGGGCTTCTCCTGGGAGGAGCTGGACATCAACCAGGACGCCGAGCTGTACCGGAAGTACGCGGAGCAGATCCCGGTGACCCTGATCGACGGCCGCCAGCACGACTTCTGGAAGGTGGACGAGACCAGGCTGCGGCGGGCGCTCGGCGGATAGCCGCCCGGCGGCTTCCCGGCCGCCGCTTGGGGGATTCGAGGTCCGTGTGCTTACCATCTAGCGGTTTGCGCCGGGGGGCGGAGGACGCCGCAGGGCGCGGTTCCCGGATCCCGAGGAGGAAGCAGCGTGGTGTGCGTGATGCGCGTCACTCACCCGGGACAAAACGGACACTATCTTTGTGCACACGTTCACAAACGCATAGCCTGTCGTTCGCAGCCCAGCTGCACCCAGCTTCTCCGCGCAGTCGCCGTTCGTCCTGTGCTCGCCACCGGTGCCACCCCACCGTGCAGCGGCCGAGGGGGTACGGGGGGTCGCTCCCCGGAGAATTGGAGTACCCACAGGAGCACCGTGGCAACTGGACGTCCCACCCCAGCCACTCCGTCCTCAGGAGGCGCCCCCCGGCGCACGCGTGGACGGGGCATTCCCGATGCGACGGTCGCGCGGCTGCCGCTCTATCTGCGTGCCCTCACCGCGCTCTCCGAGCGCTCG includes:
- a CDS encoding DUF5667 domain-containing protein, giving the protein MTANVLEHRRARAFADAVEDRPGTAVPIGAPHQEPAGEGQFTELLAAVDALGALPPPVLDPTVKTTQRALLMAEFERAFAAGGGAAVPGQRRGGAHRATEAARRFRPGTRWGRRLAYGGLAAGVAVGALGGVAAASSSALPGDSLYGMKRGLENWQLDFAGSDASRGRLLLDQASNRMSEAQQLMAHQSAGETLSPHLADEVSRALTDMNSEGSQGRELLKAVYRQDHTMAPLQQLASFADSQQQRLRAIEPRLDGQLAPYTGQVQSLLDGISRDIAPLQQLLPQGAGGTSTLPSGGTGAGATPSVGDSGSPSSSVAPSGATTSGTGTTTSGSSAAPKGSTTSGTGSSGGLVQNLTGGLLGGSTPSATPTAASSATSASSASASPAGNGVTVPPLIPGLLPSIGIGLTGG
- a CDS encoding HAD-IB family hydrolase; its protein translation is MPRLRKLPQEKRSSTVLAGTAAAEAAEAAVASDAAGTTTATAAPGTPGTPGSPVPAEDQHGAAFFDCDNTIVQGAAIFYLGRGLYKRKFFSHRELLRFAWQQAYFRLHGAEHAGHMADAKESALSIVQGHRVEDLERICEEIFEEYIAEKIWPGTRALVRMHLEAGQRVWLVTAAPLEAARVIAARLGMTGALGTVAEALGGVYTGRLVGETLHGPAKAEAVKALAAREGLDLARCAAYSDSANDIPMLSLVGHPYVINPDAELRRHAREQGWRVRDFRTGRKAARIGIPAAVGIGAAAGGTAAAVAMHRNRQR
- a CDS encoding lysophospholipid acyltransferase family protein codes for the protein MSSAREQAGTAGGSADDGEARAKVIPIGTGRGARSARDGRGARGGRGAQRRTEELADPTVLSEPVVEAEPAVAAEPGAGPEPAPEAATERPERPSGRGVADSVADAVGHALTGPLGGLAGRLLGRGWEERAAGGLGFLRRRLTGEYEVDEFGFDPELTEKVLLSAVRPLAEKYFRLEVRGAENLPEKGGALVVANHSGVLPWDALMTQVAIHDHTPTQRHLRMLAADLVFVLPGVNELARKAGHTLACNEDAQRLLELGEIVGVWPEGFKGIGKPFADRYKLQRFGRGGFVSSALRAGVPIVPCSIVGAEEIYPMIGNARTLARLLGLPYVPITPTFPWLGPLGAVPLPTKWTIQFGEPIPTDSYPPEAADDPMLLFNLTDEVRETVQHTLYKLLVQRRSVFF
- a CDS encoding ECF subfamily RNA polymerase sigma factor, BldN family encodes the protein MYPHVRNDAPASSLTPVSGLEQLRALVREQLSRLNPVTALAPLTLTALSVAGVGGADGPPYRQTPPARTSVALRTRTSPSSSRTRNANWDREDTPSSADNPIMRLVEKAQDGDSDSFGQLYDHYSDTVYRYIYYRVGSKATAEDLTSETFLRALRRIGTFTWQGRDFGAWLVTIARNLVADHFKSSRFRLEVTTGEMLDSNECERSPEDSVLESLSNAALLDAVHRLNPQQRECVRLRFLQGLSVAETARIMGKNEGAIKTLQYRAVRTLARLLPSDAR
- a CDS encoding AURKAIP1/COX24 domain-containing protein, translating into MGSVIKKRRKRMAKKKHRKLLKRTRVQRRNKK
- a CDS encoding NAD-dependent epimerase/dehydratase family protein, translating into MGKVVLVTGVARHLGSRYVQAIRRQPGVDLVVGVDLQPSAHDLDGTSDPDGLAALAEYLFVRADIRRPTVAGVIAQHRVDTVVHLNVSTTGLGSTSRSTVKETNVIGTMQLLAAAQKAAGVQRLVVKSTTSVYGSAPRDPAVFSEQMQPKVLPSGGFAKDAVEVEGYVRGFARRRPDVAVCVLRFANIVGPYADTPLADYFALPVLPTVLGYDPRLQFIHEDDAVEVLRLASVEPRRGTTNVGTFNVAGEGVMVLSQAARRLGRPTVPMLLPAVSWMAGLARQTRLLDFSPEQMRMLTHGRVVDTTQLRETFGYHPCFTTEQALADLARSGRPGLLRSEQVADWTSKVAAQLRVAALPQGGGKKR
- a CDS encoding helix-turn-helix domain-containing protein, whose protein sequence is MASGERPLNEVNFLTVAEVASVMRVSKMTVYRLVHSSELPAIRVGRSFRVPEQAVHDYLRESYVGRETA
- a CDS encoding MFS transporter; protein product: MSSAGTTELPTGLSRGRIALLVSYFAQGTVFALLVTRIPSIQTQYRISDGMLPVFLAAVPILAGVGSISMEWVVKKTSPRAVLRIVQPLVCLTLLGVGAGDNLAEAAVALAAFGLMVGGLDASQAMSAVALQHRYGRSIMQGFYASYSLGGIVGALLAATKFSLFSLFGTTAAVAIVIVVVASIWYAGPHELGHAVEEAVAAAARSIPWKPLLPLCLAMCMAYIADSTVSNWAAKYMQDQLHTNSHHYSYPYAAYMVVMLLGRIFGDGRVQRWGSARTVSLGAIVCAVGFGLVAVAPEEWTAVAAFAVVGLGVSVVVPQVFAAGGRLFPGASDAAVARLNIFNYVGFLVGSPLVGGIAVGLNYRWAMLVPMVLVLLILLVAKSFGAPAVQLAEADTVAV
- a CDS encoding acetoin utilization protein AcuC, with product MTPHPHQQRPLDLFWDDDVTRYDFGPGHPMDPVRLALTMSLVRAFGLDRLPNVTVRSAPAAGDSTLGLVHDPDYVAAVREVARTGEPDPSRGLGTEDNPAFAAVHDASALIAGLSVAGAEAVWRNSGRAVNFAGGLHHAMPGSASGFCIYNDAALAVARLLELGAERVAYVDVDVHHGDGVQQAFWDDPRVLTISLHEHPRTLFPQTGWAEETGGPAAEGTAVNIPLPAGTGDSGWLRAFHAVVPELLAAFRPQALVTQHGADTHLDDPLAHLAVSLDAQRVVAAALAGLADEHAGGRWLALGGGGYAVADVVPRSWTHLVAIAAGRPIEPEQETPEEWRAEVMRRTRQHAPLRMTDGMAATWKDFDGGYDPADRLDQAVLATRRAVFPHHGLLP
- a CDS encoding glutaredoxin family protein encodes the protein MVGVSPLLRREPRKSPADHLITLIGKPDCHLCEEARAVVHRLAGELGFSWEELDINQDAELYRKYAEQIPVTLIDGRQHDFWKVDETRLRRALGG
- a CDS encoding phosphatase, with product MIKAEELYAHLLDSRIAGQVATPRENNLSKYAHFARRDPWVLLGLDPEGEWTQDDVLELMARRAGVSPDRNHRQGQDTIDPQLTIDALDAVAGVVARTAERGGSVMMGTGHPGQLIGFHSALGDALEAAGCAVLTPAHGSDFLMHSVHGARSCSLDYVQRVGVVRVYEGAPPSGVSPSAPVPAEGGPAARGELSDPVHTHSPQPVRIALAALAEAGQPRPDLLIGDHGWACGAGRLGVTSIGLADSNDPGVFVAEAEGMVAAAVPLDDGVRPECYELLSAYVLQQAGMSR